The segment ACCGGTCCTCCGCGCAACTGTTTCGAAATCGCTCGGGAGTCCGAGGTGAGGCAAGCTGGACACCTCGCTGCTCGAAGGGATGTCGGCGACCGGTGCCTCGCCCACATATCCGATAGGTACGAGTCCGTACTCGGGGAACTGGCGCATCCGCGCGGCGAGTTGATGGGCGATGGGATCGTTACCGACGACGATGGTCGGTGCGGCACATCCGTACTTGGCACGCATGACGCGCTGAAGCACGACCCGGGCGAGACGGGCGAGGGCTATCGTGACGGCGCTCAGCAGCCACAGTCTCAGCACGATGGCGCTGGGTCGATAGACGGTGTCGGACAGGAACATCGTGACGAGCAGAGCCAGTGACGCGAAGGCGACGGCTGTTTCTGCCGGCCCGATCTCGTCGAGAAAGTTGCGCCGGAGGCTTCGTCGGTACATGGATTTGCCGGCGAGGACGCCGATCAGCAACGGTACGAACAGCCAGGGAAGCAGCCCTGAATCGGTGAGACTGCCTGCGTGCCACAGCAATGCTCCGACCACGGCGACGATGGCAGCGAGCGAATCCAGTGCAACAGTGACCCCGGTGTGCCATGGATCGACTCGGAGTCGGTCGGCAATAGCTCGCGGTACGGCAGACGAATCGGTTGTCACCGGACGAGGCCGAATTCGCGCTGGTTCCAATATTTGGGGCACAACCACTTCCGGGGGGGCTCGGATCGATTCGGATTCGGATTCGGATTCGGATTCGGATTCGGTAAAGATATCCCAATCAATTCATACCCACACAGGTGCGTGCTAACAATCGAGTCACGCAAAAAAGACCGAGAGTTTGTTGAGAGTCCCGATCAAGGAACGAATATTGATTCGCGCTGTTTATCCGAGTATCCGCTCGCGAATGATCCAGGCAAGGTCCTGAAGAATCTGAACGTGACCGGTCGTCCATTGCCGTGGTCGCTGATCCCACACGCACACAGTGCCAACCGAATGACCGTCGTCGTCGGTGAGTGGAACGCTGAGGTAGGAGACCAACATGTTCGCCTGTACCGAGGGATGGTCCTTGAGCACGTCGTGCAGTCGCACGTCCTCGACCACCAGCGGCCGACCGGTGTCGATCACGTAGCGGCAGATCGAACCTTCGAGAGGAACCTCCTGCGCGCCATCGAGTTCCGACGGAAGCCCGACGGCGCTCTTGAAGTACTGACGCCTGTCGTCGAGGAGCGAGAACGCAGCCGAAGGGGCACTGAGGGCGTCGGCAACCATGGTGACGACTCGGTCGTATGCGGCGTCGGAGCCGGTGTCCATCAGCCCTGTTCGAGCCACTGCAGCAAGCCGATCCGGGTCGTCGATCGGAGTGCCGAACTCTCTGGTGGCCTCGTCTGTGCCGACACCGTTCTCGGTACTGTCCTCCAAAGCTCTGAGCAGCGCACCGACCTCGGAATCGGGATCCTCGGACAGTTCCCGCACGATTCGATCGACAACAGCTCGCCGAATGTATGCCTCGGGAGACTGACCTGATCTGTCCGCCTGTCGGGCGAGCACATCGTTCAGGCGGTCGTCGAAACCGGGAAATCCTGTCGTCATTGTCCAGATGGTAGTACAGGAAGAGTTGTCATACCGACGCTCGAGTCGGTGGATTCCGCTATTCGGATTTCCGGGGATGTTGCGCAGCGAGGAGTGAGACAAAGTAAGCAACAATAGAGTTTTGCCCGTACCCGATTTCTGAATCAAGGCAGTTGCTAGCATCTGCCGATGAAACGGAGTTCACCGCGGCGAGTGATTGCGGCACTGGCGGTCGTGTTGTTGTCGCTCTCTGCCGGGGCGGTGCCCGCTTCTGCATCTGTCCTGCGGGAGCAACAGGCGTCGGTCGGCAGCCCCCCTTGTGCGCAGCAATCGGACGCGGTCCGGATCGGAGTATCACCCGGAGCAACCATAGGTGCTCTGTCTGCTGCGGATCTCGATCGGGAACTCACGCTCGCCCGTGACGCCGGATCTTTCGCGGTTCGTCTCGACATCGATTGGTCTGCCATCGAGTCGACCCGGGGCAGGTTCGATTGGAGCCGAACGGATCGGGTGATCGATGCCGTTGTGGCCCATGGGATGTGCGTGCACGGCATCATCGCGTACACCCCGAGATGGGCACGAGTCGCTGCTGCCGTCAATGATTCGCATTCCCGTCCTGCGAACCCCTCCACCTTCGCTGCGTTCGCCAAGACCGTGGTTCAGCGGTACCAGAGCCGAATCAAGATCTGGGAAGTGTGGAACGAGCCGAACATCGTGACGTTCTTCAAGCCCGTTCCCGATGTGGCGGCGTACTCGGCGCTGCTTCGGGCGACCTACACCGTGATCAAGCAAGTGCAACCCGATTCCACCGTGCTCGCCGGCGGGATGGCACCAGCCGAGGACAAGGACGGCAACATCGCCGGTACGACCTTCCTGTCGAAGATGTACGCGCAAGGAGCCAACAAGTACTTCGACGCCTTCAACGTTCACCCGTACACGTGGCCGTACCTACCCAACGACCCGGACACGGCGTCGTGGAACACCGCCATGAAGATGTGGTCGATGCGGGACACCATGATCGCCGGCGGCGACCGTGGCAAACAGATCTGGATCACCGAGTTCGGAGCGCCCACCGGGACAGCCCCCAACAGTGTCAGCGAGCAGGTGCAATCGGACAGCATCGGGATAGTCCTCGATGCTGTCCTCGGCAACGACTGGCTCGGACCGGCCTA is part of the Rhodococcus sp. SBT000017 genome and harbors:
- a CDS encoding GAF domain-containing protein, whose amino-acid sequence is MTTGFPGFDDRLNDVLARQADRSGQSPEAYIRRAVVDRIVRELSEDPDSEVGALLRALEDSTENGVGTDEATREFGTPIDDPDRLAAVARTGLMDTGSDAAYDRVVTMVADALSAPSAAFSLLDDRRQYFKSAVGLPSELDGAQEVPLEGSICRYVIDTGRPLVVEDVRLHDVLKDHPSVQANMLVSYLSVPLTDDDGHSVGTVCVWDQRPRQWTTGHVQILQDLAWIIRERILG
- a CDS encoding endo-1,4-beta-xylanase, translating into MKRSSPRRVIAALAVVLLSLSAGAVPASASVLREQQASVGSPPCAQQSDAVRIGVSPGATIGALSAADLDRELTLARDAGSFAVRLDIDWSAIESTRGRFDWSRTDRVIDAVVAHGMCVHGIIAYTPRWARVAAAVNDSHSRPANPSTFAAFAKTVVQRYQSRIKIWEVWNEPNIVTFFKPVPDVAAYSALLRATYTVIKQVQPDSTVLAGGMAPAEDKDGNIAGTTFLSKMYAQGANKYFDAFNVHPYTWPYLPNDPDTASWNTAMKMWSMRDTMIAGGDRGKQIWITEFGAPTGTAPNSVSEQVQSDSIGIVLDAVLGNDWLGPAYVYSLRDAGADTADTEQNFGLVRRDWTPKIAYGRVDAYAAEHSGR